One Pseudochaenichthys georgianus chromosome 4, fPseGeo1.2, whole genome shotgun sequence DNA window includes the following coding sequences:
- the uts2d gene encoding urotensin 2 domain containing isoform X2 yields MDRVTVVNYCLGLLGLVLLQGVLNVQGRSIYNPGNHVFNPKEDTDPQSKILALLLHKSLIPVEKDDPLGFELTNKLAELEELRALREDLELEREITANLAEGKSSKKRGEPCFWKYCV; encoded by the exons ATGGATAGAGTTACAGTTGTCAACTACTGCTTAGGACTCCTGGGCTTGGTACTACTGCAGGGAGTGCTAAACGTGCAAGGACGGAGCATTTATAACCCGG GAAACCATGTTTTTAATCCAAAAGAAGACACAGATCCACAGAGCAAGATCCTTGCACTGTTACTACACAAGAGCTTAATTCCTGTTGAGAAAGATGACCCTTTAG GCTTTGAGCTGACCAACAAATTAGCTGAATTAGAGGAG CTGCGGGCGCTGAGGGAGGATCTGGAGCTGGAGAGGGAGATCACAGCCAATTTGGCAGAAGGAAAATCCTCTAAGAAGAGGGGTGAAC CTTGCTTCTGGAAGTACTGCGTCTGA
- the uts2d gene encoding urotensin 2 domain containing isoform X1 — MDRVTVVNYCLGLLGLVLLQGVLNVQGRSIYNPGNHVFNPKEDTDPQSKILALLLHKSLIPVEKDDPLGFELTNKLAELEELRALREDLELEREITANLAEGKSSKKRGEPACFWKYCV, encoded by the exons ATGGATAGAGTTACAGTTGTCAACTACTGCTTAGGACTCCTGGGCTTGGTACTACTGCAGGGAGTGCTAAACGTGCAAGGACGGAGCATTTATAACCCGG GAAACCATGTTTTTAATCCAAAAGAAGACACAGATCCACAGAGCAAGATCCTTGCACTGTTACTACACAAGAGCTTAATTCCTGTTGAGAAAGATGACCCTTTAG GCTTTGAGCTGACCAACAAATTAGCTGAATTAGAGGAG CTGCGGGCGCTGAGGGAGGATCTGGAGCTGGAGAGGGAGATCACAGCCAATTTGGCAGAAGGAAAATCCTCTAAGAAGAGGGGTGAAC CAGCTTGCTTCTGGAAGTACTGCGTCTGA